In Rutidosis leptorrhynchoides isolate AG116_Rl617_1_P2 chromosome 2, CSIRO_AGI_Rlap_v1, whole genome shotgun sequence, one genomic interval encodes:
- the LOC139888270 gene encoding ubiquinol oxidase 3, mitochondrial-like → MLCEKKFRGKWVRANMSNANDSLENLGLRAVLFKCLHTPTPSNSGLDKKDESDTKAISSYWGVTPPRLTKADGSAWKWNCFRPWEAYEADTSIDVKKHHKPVTWNDKIAFGIVQALKYPTYLYFKKKHIHHAVLLETVAAVPRMVGGMLLHTKSLRRFEQSGGWIKALLEEAENERMHLMTFIDVYEPKWHEQALVFAVQGVFFNAYFLAYLASPKLAHRITGYLEEEAVNSYTEFLKDLENGVMEDIPAPAIAIDYWCLPKSSTLKDVVRVIRADEAHHRDLNHFASDIQCQGQELKDYPAPIGYH, encoded by the exons ATGCTTTGTGAGAAAAAGTTTAGGGGCAAGTGGGTGAGGGCTAATATGTCGAATGCCAATGACAGTCTTGAGAATTTAGGTTTGAGGGCGG ttttgtttaaatgtctccacactcCAACACCTTCGAACTCTGGATTAGACAAGAAAGATGAGAGTGATACGAAAGCAATCTCGAGCTATTGGGGCGTCACTCCACCAAGGCTCACAAAGGCCGATGGATCCGCATGGAAATGGAACTGTTTTAGG CCATGGGAAGCTTATGAAGCGGATACAAGTATTGATGTCAAGAAGCACCACAAGCCAGTTACATGGAATGACAAAATTGCGTTTGGAATTGTTCAAGCACTCAAGTATCCAACCTATTTATATTTCAAG AAAAAACACATACATCATGCAGTACTACTAGAAACGGTAGCTGCGGTACCCAGAATGGTAGGAGGAATGTTATTGCACACCAAATCACTACGTCGATTCGAGCAAAGTGGTGGTTGGATCAAAGCTTTGTTAGAAGAAGCCGAAAACGAGAGAATGCATTTGATGACATTCATTGATGTATACGAGCCAAAATGGCACGAACAGGCCTTGGTTTTTGCGGTCCAAGGCGTATTCTTCAACGCGTATTTCCTAGCTTATTTGGCGTCCCCAAAACTCGCTCATCGGATCACTGGATACCTTGAAGAGGAGGCGGTCAATTCGTACACCGAGTTCTTGAAGGATTTGGAGAATGGAGTGATGGAAGATATTCCGGCACCGGCTATTGCTATTGATTATTGGTGTTTACCGAAGAGTTCGACACTGAAAGATGTGGTTAGAGTTATACGGGCCGACGAAGCACATCATCGTGATCTTAACCATTTCGCATCC GACATTCAGTGCCAAGGACAGGAGTTGAAGGACTACCCAGCCCCAATTGGGTACCACTAA